One part of the Sciurus carolinensis chromosome 6, mSciCar1.2, whole genome shotgun sequence genome encodes these proteins:
- the Fam200c gene encoding protein ZBED8: MSKKRKWDDDYVRYWFTCTTEADGTQRPQCVLCNSVFSNTDLRPSKLSDHFNRQHGGIAGHDLSGLKPVPTPSDKSETLKALGVASHEDALLQASYQFAYLCAKEKNPHTIAEKLVKPCALEIAQIVLGPDAQKKLQQIPLSDNVIHSRIDEMSQDILQQVLEDIKASPLKVGIQLAETTDMDDCNQLMAFVRYIKEKEIIEEFLFCEPLQLTMKGRDVFSLFRGFFLKHKIALEVCGSLCTDGASSVLGEDSEFVACVKKEVPHIVITHCLLNPHALVTKTLPTKLRDALFTVVRVINFIKGRAPNHRLFQAFLEEIGIEYSVLLFHTEMRWLSRGQMLTHIFEMYEEINQFLHHQSSTLIDGFDNKEFKVHLAYLADLFKHLNELSASLQRTGMNTVSAREKLSALVRKFPFWQKRIEKRNFTNFPLLEEITVSDGEGVCIAPDVTWHLQQLSSFFQGYFSVGALDEARKWILDPFLFNLDFVNDGYLMKNDLAELRASGQILMEFETMKLEDFWCAQFTVFPNLAKAALEILMPFATTYLCELGFSSLLHFKTKSRGGFSVSDDIRVAISKKVPRFSDIIEQKLQLQQKSL; this comes from the coding sequence ATGTCAAAGAAACGCAAATGGGATGATGACTATGTCCGTTACTGGTTCACCTGTACAACAGAGGCTGATGGAACTCAGCGCCCACAGTGTGTGTTGTGTAACTCAGTATTTTCAAATACTGACCTCAGGCCATCAAAACTGTCAGACCATTTTAACAGACAGCATGGTGGTATAGCTGGACATGATCTCAGTGGCCTGAAGCCTGTGCCAACACCCTCTGATAAGAGTGAAACCTTGAAAGCACTCGGAGTTGCATCTCATGAGGATGCCTTATTACAAGCATCATATCAGTTTGCATATTTATGTGCCAAAGAGAAGAATCCTCATACAATAGCTGAAAAATTAGTCAAACCTTGTGCACTAGAAATAGCCCAAATAGTTTTGGGACCAGATGCACAAAAAAAGCTTCAGCAAATACCTTTATCAGACAATGTGATCCATTCTAGAATTGATGAAATGAGCCAGGATATCTTACAGCAAGTTCTAGAAGATATCAAAGCCAGTCCTCTTAAGGTGGGTATTCAGCTTGCTGAGACAACTGACATGGATGACTGCAATCAGCTAATGGCATTTGTACgatatataaaagagaaagaaatcattgaAGAATTCCTGTTCTGCGAACCACTACAGTTAACCATGAAAGGAAGAGATGTGTTCAGCCTCTTCAGGGGCTTCTTTCTGAAGCACAAAATAGCACTTGAGGTTTGTGGCTCTCTTTGCACTGATGGTGCCTCCTCTGTGCTAGGAGAAGATTCAGAATTTGTTGCCTGTGTGAAAAAAGAGGTACCTCACATCGTGATCACACATTGTCTGTTAAACCCTCATGCACTTGTCACGAAGACATTGCCTACAAAACTGAGGGATGCCCTGTTTACTGTGGTGAGGGTGATCAATTTCATCAAAGGTCGAGCTCCAAACCATCGCCTGTTTCAGGCTTTCTTGGAAGAAATTGGCATAGAATATAGCGTCCTCCTTTTCCATACTGAAATGAGGTGGCTTTCCCGAGGACAAATGCTGACtcatatttttgaaatgtatgaAGAAATAAATCAGTTTCTTCACCACCAAAGCAGTACTTTAATTGATGGCTTTGACAATAAAGAGTTCAAAGTTCACCTGGCATACCTCGCAGATTTATTCAAACACCTAAATGAACTCAGTGCCTCTCTGCAAAGGACTGGGATGAACACAGTTTCGGCTAGAGAAAAGTTATCTGCTTTGGTTAGAAAGTTTCCATTTTGGcaaaaaagaattgagaaaagAAACTTTACCAATTTTCCCCTCCTTGAAGAAATCACTGTTTCTGACGGTGAAGGAGTGTGTATTGCCCCCGATGTAACATGGCACCTGCAGCAGTTGAGCAGCTTCTTCCAGGGATATTTTTCTGTTGGAGCCCTTGATGAGGCAAGGAAGTGGATACTGGatccatttctttttaatctcGATTTTGTTAATGATGgctatttaatgaaaaatgatcTTGCCGAATTACGAGCTAGTGGCCAAATCCTCATGGAGTTTGAAACGATGAAGCTTGAGGATTTCTGGTGTGCTCAGTTCACAGTGTTTCCAAACCTGGCAAAGGCAGCTCTGGAGATCCTCATGCCATTTGCAACTACATACCTGTGTGAGCTGGGCTTTTCATCACTTCTGCATTTCAAAACCAAGTCCAGAGGTGGCTTTAGTGTGAGTGATGACATCCGTGTCGCTATTTCAAAAAAAGTTCCTCGTTTCTCAGACATCATTGAACAAAAGCTGCAGTTGCAGCAGAAGTCACTGTAA